From one Streptomyces sp. N50 genomic stretch:
- a CDS encoding CHAT domain-containing protein, producing the protein MPDEDESAVGDGVDPTTQHAVTHLYGEPFDSGFAQAERLHLAADLAGAVAVYEELLTLAESVEDSPDVRFLRAHLLADMTSVHLAATDLAGAEDTNKRSRALLDDIASAPMGPRGRQLWLEVLLRTLIAGADLLRRTGRLDEALACLDEAAVRLSEFDDPEGLRTSELGLNRVHLLMDRGEWGAAEDQASALLATTPATAVETVPRLLVALGLICSSTGRFDPAEDYFARAEDHFRAIGDTDGERTLLAHRAYAAMHRGELDLAERLFAEASAFFERQRRFGDLAVCEQARAFLAGRRGDAVGAEELLAASLARFERLGASIAAADTMLLGAQHAYDRGDIDEMKRLAQSARDVYQEREVYERCAQVDLLLARTLEDNLNRTDHGDHERESIDTALSFALPAALALEAARYDFATAHARSQWLQLADEAMQLVFRLVMRRQDQGLLFELAEHRCAGASLALDRTPPAAEPVEDPASVFPSAAMKSYAYHERAEGAMTLGGVAAEAAASVGLRVAPPPKVRMSAQSGPGRVALQEYIAAAEFRYHRRIAHEEAVPFWITDDLTSRPVVQVRLADAGDLFMTWTWAGGARGFGTGQGPCAEVDQAVRELTDALPGAGDGAEGMRRAFDEGALAEHGSERRLTRTLAEALWPEQLTAQIRQVAEQAGRPLVRIQPSPRVAQVPWELLAVDDGTDVRLIDLADVVTTAPASLRPAKPTPATAQNTGPVVLVLDPRVPGFRADSPLGSVLGPPGSDPELMSLVRRRLDAGAVVPSVATPTEAFRRTDLDRDWLSGVLTKGARRLMYVGHVSGAPVEGGQSEDGTLHLCCDAGAPGLAEPLRTHRPLSAKDLLLGSLPLRADGEPGARIWPAPPRVALIGCESGGDLRFAESFGLATAMLHNGAELVTATRWVLPTSFAFHRLAQLPVSVRPLSEAIVAVDTAHEDEDPVRSLGGWQREQLDRWRADGRIEHSPLLWAAMTCIVV; encoded by the coding sequence ATGCCGGACGAGGACGAGAGCGCGGTGGGCGACGGAGTGGACCCGACCACGCAACACGCGGTGACGCACCTCTACGGAGAGCCGTTCGACAGCGGGTTCGCCCAGGCCGAGCGCCTTCACCTGGCCGCCGATCTCGCCGGCGCGGTCGCCGTCTACGAGGAGTTGCTCACCCTGGCCGAGTCCGTCGAGGACTCCCCCGACGTGCGGTTCCTGCGGGCGCATCTGCTGGCCGACATGACGAGTGTCCACCTCGCCGCGACCGATCTGGCCGGGGCGGAGGACACCAACAAGCGGTCCCGTGCCCTGCTCGACGACATCGCCTCGGCACCGATGGGACCGCGCGGCCGTCAACTGTGGCTGGAGGTGCTGCTGCGGACACTGATCGCCGGAGCCGACCTCCTGCGCAGGACCGGACGCCTGGACGAGGCGCTGGCCTGCCTCGACGAAGCGGCGGTGAGGCTGTCCGAGTTCGACGATCCCGAGGGACTGCGCACCTCCGAACTCGGCCTGAACCGGGTGCACCTGCTGATGGACCGAGGCGAGTGGGGAGCGGCCGAGGACCAGGCTTCGGCGCTGCTCGCGACCACACCGGCGACCGCGGTGGAGACTGTCCCGCGGCTCCTGGTCGCCCTCGGACTGATCTGCTCCTCCACCGGGCGGTTCGACCCGGCCGAGGACTACTTCGCCCGCGCGGAGGACCACTTCCGGGCGATCGGCGACACCGATGGGGAGCGGACGCTGCTCGCGCACCGGGCGTACGCGGCGATGCACCGCGGCGAACTCGACCTCGCTGAACGGCTGTTCGCGGAGGCGTCCGCGTTCTTCGAGCGGCAGCGGCGGTTCGGCGATCTGGCCGTCTGTGAGCAGGCCCGCGCCTTTCTCGCCGGCCGGCGCGGCGACGCCGTCGGCGCGGAAGAGCTGCTGGCGGCGAGCCTGGCCCGGTTCGAGCGGCTCGGCGCCTCGATCGCCGCCGCGGACACCATGCTGCTGGGCGCCCAACACGCCTACGACCGGGGCGACATCGACGAGATGAAGCGGCTGGCCCAGAGCGCCCGGGACGTGTACCAGGAGCGGGAGGTGTACGAGCGGTGCGCGCAGGTCGACCTCCTGCTCGCCCGCACGCTTGAGGACAACCTCAACCGGACCGATCACGGCGATCACGAGCGGGAATCCATCGACACCGCGCTCTCCTTCGCCCTGCCCGCCGCGCTGGCCCTGGAGGCGGCGCGCTACGACTTCGCGACCGCCCACGCCCGCAGCCAGTGGCTCCAACTCGCGGACGAGGCAATGCAGTTGGTGTTCCGCCTCGTGATGCGCCGACAGGACCAGGGCCTCCTCTTCGAACTGGCTGAACACCGTTGCGCGGGCGCCTCGTTGGCCCTGGACCGCACCCCGCCCGCCGCCGAGCCGGTCGAGGACCCCGCGTCGGTCTTCCCGAGCGCGGCCATGAAGTCGTACGCGTACCACGAGCGCGCCGAGGGCGCGATGACGCTCGGCGGTGTCGCGGCGGAGGCCGCCGCCTCGGTCGGTCTGCGGGTCGCGCCGCCGCCGAAGGTGCGGATGTCGGCGCAGTCGGGCCCGGGCCGTGTCGCGCTCCAGGAGTACATCGCGGCGGCCGAGTTCCGCTATCACCGGCGGATCGCGCACGAGGAAGCGGTGCCGTTCTGGATCACAGACGACCTGACGAGCCGCCCGGTGGTCCAGGTCCGACTGGCCGACGCCGGCGACCTGTTCATGACCTGGACGTGGGCGGGCGGGGCCCGGGGGTTCGGTACCGGTCAGGGGCCCTGCGCCGAAGTGGACCAGGCGGTAAGGGAGTTGACCGACGCACTGCCGGGAGCGGGCGACGGAGCGGAGGGCATGCGGCGGGCGTTCGACGAGGGCGCGCTGGCCGAGCACGGAAGTGAGCGCCGACTCACGCGAACGCTGGCCGAGGCCCTGTGGCCGGAGCAACTGACCGCGCAGATACGCCAGGTGGCGGAACAGGCGGGCCGTCCCCTCGTACGGATCCAGCCCTCACCCCGGGTCGCCCAGGTCCCCTGGGAACTGCTCGCCGTCGACGACGGGACCGACGTACGGCTCATCGACCTGGCGGACGTCGTGACCACCGCACCGGCGTCGTTGCGGCCAGCCAAACCAACCCCCGCAACAGCGCAGAACACCGGACCGGTCGTCCTCGTCCTGGACCCCCGCGTCCCCGGCTTCCGCGCCGACTCCCCGCTCGGCTCGGTCCTGGGGCCGCCCGGCTCCGACCCGGAGTTGATGTCGCTGGTCCGGCGCCGCCTCGACGCGGGCGCCGTCGTACCGTCCGTCGCCACCCCGACCGAAGCCTTCCGCCGCACCGACCTGGACCGGGACTGGCTGAGCGGTGTGCTCACCAAGGGCGCCCGCAGGCTGATGTACGTCGGGCATGTGAGCGGTGCGCCGGTCGAGGGCGGGCAGAGCGAGGACGGCACCCTGCACCTGTGCTGCGACGCGGGCGCCCCGGGCCTGGCCGAGCCGCTGCGCACCCACCGGCCGCTCTCCGCCAAGGACTTGCTGCTGGGCTCGCTCCCCCTGCGCGCGGACGGCGAACCGGGCGCGCGGATCTGGCCCGCGCCACCCCGCGTCGCCCTCATCGGCTGCGAGAGCGGCGGCGATCTGCGGTTCGCCGAGTCGTTCGGCCTGGCGACGGCGATGCTGCACAACGGCGCCGAGCTCGTCACCGCGACCCGCTGGGTCCTGCCGACGAGTTTCGCGTTCCACCGGCTGGCTCAACTGCCGGTGTCCGTACGGCCGTTGTCGGAGGCGATCGTCGCCGTGGACACGGCGCACGAGGACGAGGACCCCGTGCGGAGCCTCGGCGGCTGGCAGCGCGAGCAGCTCGACCGCTGGCGTGCGGACGGCCGTATCGAGCACTCGCCCCTGTTGTGGGCGGCCATGACCTGCATCGTGGTGTGA
- the mftR gene encoding mycofactocin system transcriptional regulator (MftR, the mycofactocin system transcriptional regulator, is an uncharacterized TetR family DNA-binding transcription factor. Its role is inferred by context. It occurs as part of the biosynthesis locus for mycofactocin, a partially characterized electron carrier derived from the terminal Val-Tyr dipeptide of the precursor peptide MftA, through a radical SAM enzyme-mediated process.) — translation MDGENGQRQTRTGRPPATSRAALERVGFELFARQGFDRTTVDDIAAAAGIGRRTFFRYYASKNDLVWGDFETELVKLERLLAAADPAAPMMDALRGAVVEFNRFDPAAVPWHRQRMALILRVPTLQADSTVRYASWRTLVTEFAARRTGRAASDLLPRLIGHTVLAACIAAYEHWLTDEQASLGALLDLGLRQLAAGFDDPALP, via the coding sequence GTGGACGGTGAGAACGGACAGCGACAGACCAGAACGGGCCGACCGCCCGCGACCTCGCGGGCCGCGTTGGAGCGGGTGGGCTTCGAGCTGTTCGCACGACAGGGCTTCGACCGTACGACCGTCGACGACATCGCCGCCGCGGCCGGCATCGGCCGCCGCACCTTCTTCCGCTACTACGCCTCCAAGAACGACCTGGTGTGGGGCGACTTCGAGACCGAACTGGTCAAGCTGGAACGCCTGTTGGCGGCGGCCGACCCGGCCGCCCCGATGATGGACGCGCTGCGCGGCGCGGTCGTCGAGTTCAACCGCTTCGACCCGGCGGCGGTGCCCTGGCACCGGCAGCGCATGGCGCTGATCCTGCGGGTCCCCACGCTCCAGGCCGACTCGACCGTGCGCTACGCCTCATGGCGGACCCTCGTCACGGAGTTCGCCGCACGGCGCACCGGCCGCGCGGCCTCGGACCTGCTGCCCCGGCTGATCGGCCACACCGTCCTGGCCGCGTGCATCGCCGCCTACGAACACTGGCTGACGGACGAACAGGCAAGCCTGGGCGCCCTGTTGGACCTTGGCCTACGACAACTCGCGGCCGGCTTCGACGACCCTGCCCTGCCCTGA
- a CDS encoding PP2C family protein-serine/threonine phosphatase: MSAIGSTLDERRTAAECARFLVDGLCDAAAVDLFAQDEARPAPHGMLHPMAAEGRKELLDSLRTAPREDVMVRALDAGHPITTSFTTNDHGVLAALSVPLTAWGKAYGALLAVRAGRTFTDAEAAAVHYAARLTAAHLHHAVEHHRLRTTALNLQQVLLTEPSRPHPNVEMATRYLPAGSGTLVGGDWFEAVRLHYGRTLLVIGDVMGHGLDAAVDMNAYRSMLRYVASTDLPPHRILRQMDTAMSEEHNRRPATCLLALLDPDRGTAAFSSAGHLPPAVFHRDGAGELIPVPVGPPLGTGLADYEMTTLTLTPEDTLVMFTDGLVERRGEDIDVSLARLARLRLHPGQGVSRLLDDIVLRLHVQEAEDDVAAIAARLRPRNPA, translated from the coding sequence GTGTCCGCGATCGGGTCGACGCTGGACGAGCGCAGGACGGCGGCGGAGTGCGCGAGGTTCCTCGTCGACGGGCTGTGCGACGCCGCCGCCGTGGACCTGTTCGCGCAGGACGAGGCCCGGCCCGCACCGCACGGCATGCTGCACCCGATGGCGGCCGAGGGCCGCAAGGAACTGCTGGACAGCCTGCGCACCGCGCCGCGCGAGGACGTCATGGTCCGCGCCCTCGACGCCGGCCACCCCATCACCACGTCCTTCACCACGAACGACCACGGTGTACTCGCGGCTCTCTCCGTGCCGTTGACCGCCTGGGGCAAGGCCTACGGCGCCCTCCTCGCGGTCCGCGCCGGCCGGACGTTCACCGACGCCGAGGCCGCCGCCGTGCACTACGCGGCCCGCCTCACCGCGGCCCATCTGCACCACGCCGTCGAACACCACCGCCTGCGCACCACCGCCCTGAACCTGCAACAGGTCCTGCTCACCGAGCCCAGCCGCCCCCACCCCAACGTCGAGATGGCCACCCGCTACCTGCCCGCCGGCAGCGGCACCCTCGTCGGCGGCGACTGGTTCGAGGCCGTACGACTGCACTACGGCCGCACTCTCCTCGTCATCGGCGACGTCATGGGCCACGGCCTGGACGCGGCCGTCGACATGAACGCGTACCGCTCGATGCTGCGCTACGTCGCCTCGACCGACCTCCCGCCCCACCGCATCCTGCGCCAGATGGACACCGCCATGTCCGAGGAGCACAACCGCCGCCCCGCGACCTGCCTGCTCGCCCTCCTCGACCCGGACCGGGGCACGGCCGCCTTCTCCAGCGCCGGCCATCTCCCGCCCGCCGTCTTCCACCGCGACGGCGCCGGCGAACTGATCCCCGTCCCCGTCGGCCCGCCCCTCGGCACGGGCCTCGCCGACTACGAGATGACCACGCTCACCCTCACCCCCGAGGACACCCTGGTCATGTTCACCGACGGGCTGGTCGAGCGCCGCGGCGAGGACATCGACGTCTCCCTCGCCCGCCTGGCCCGGCTCCGCCTCCACCCCGGCCAGGGCGTCTCCCGCCTCCTCGACGACATCGTGCTGCGCCTCCACGTCCAGGAGGCCGAGGACGACGTGGCCGCGATCGCCGCGCGACTCCGCCCGAGGAACCCCGCGTAG
- a CDS encoding AAA family ATPase, whose translation MTAPSSPTRLIVVRGNSASGKSSVATGLRERYGRGIALVRQDVLRREVLRERDIPGGANIGLIDLTVRHALAHGFHTVLEGILYVPHYGEMLAGLLADHPGHTHCYYLDVPFEETLARHATKPIADEVTEEQLREWYQPLDLLPGGVETVIPAASPLEETVDRVLHESGLCASPCAHVRPAPAPKLSP comes from the coding sequence GTGACAGCGCCCTCCTCCCCCACCCGGCTGATCGTGGTGCGCGGCAACAGCGCCTCCGGCAAGAGCTCGGTGGCCACCGGTCTGCGGGAGCGGTACGGCCGCGGGATCGCCCTGGTCCGCCAGGACGTCCTGCGACGCGAGGTACTGCGCGAGCGCGACATCCCCGGCGGCGCGAACATCGGCCTGATCGACCTGACCGTCCGGCACGCGCTGGCGCACGGCTTCCACACCGTGCTGGAGGGCATCCTCTACGTCCCCCACTACGGCGAGATGCTGGCCGGTCTGCTCGCCGACCACCCGGGGCACACGCACTGCTACTACCTCGATGTGCCGTTCGAGGAGACCCTGGCCCGGCACGCCACGAAGCCCATCGCGGACGAGGTCACCGAGGAGCAACTCCGGGAGTGGTACCAGCCGTTGGACCTGCTGCCCGGTGGTGTCGAGACGGTGATCCCGGCCGCGAGCCCGCTGGAGGAGACGGTCGACCGGGTGCTGCACGAGTCGGGGCTCTGCGCCTCGCCGTGCGCGCACGTCCGTCCGGCTCCCGCTCCTAAGCTGTCACCGTGA
- a CDS encoding fructosamine kinase family protein, translating into MIEGESAGAAAARLTGCAVAGERPMSAAVTEVTVDDGQLMVVKGDEAPGAVRAEAAGLRWLADAGTVHVPAVRGWDERWLVTDLVRTGPPSARAAVRFGRDLAALHAAGASAFGAPPPGGPTDAYIGLAPMRNAPGADWPNWYAGQRVLPYLRRAVDAGSLRPAEATVVEQVCERLPQLAGPAEPPARLHGDLWNGNVLWGADGHVRLIDPAAHGGHRETDLAMLHLFGCPHLSEVLDGYEELAPLAPGWTDRIGLHQLFPLLVHVVLFGRGYAEQTLSVARAALSG; encoded by the coding sequence GTGATCGAGGGCGAGAGCGCGGGCGCCGCTGCGGCGCGGCTCACCGGGTGCGCGGTGGCCGGTGAGCGTCCAATGTCCGCGGCGGTCACCGAAGTCACGGTCGACGACGGTCAGTTGATGGTGGTCAAGGGTGATGAGGCACCGGGCGCGGTGCGGGCCGAGGCGGCGGGACTGCGGTGGCTGGCGGACGCCGGGACGGTCCATGTCCCGGCGGTACGGGGGTGGGACGAGCGCTGGCTGGTCACCGATCTCGTCCGCACCGGCCCGCCGAGTGCGCGGGCCGCCGTCCGGTTCGGCCGTGACCTGGCCGCCCTGCACGCTGCCGGCGCATCCGCGTTCGGCGCACCGCCGCCCGGCGGCCCGACGGACGCGTACATCGGGCTCGCGCCCATGCGCAACGCGCCCGGCGCCGACTGGCCCAACTGGTATGCCGGGCAGCGGGTGTTGCCCTATCTGCGGCGCGCGGTGGACGCGGGTTCCCTGCGACCCGCCGAGGCGACGGTCGTGGAGCAGGTCTGCGAGCGGCTGCCCCAACTGGCGGGCCCCGCCGAGCCGCCCGCGCGGCTGCACGGCGACCTCTGGAACGGGAACGTGCTCTGGGGCGCCGACGGGCACGTCCGGCTCATCGACCCGGCCGCGCACGGCGGCCACCGGGAGACCGACCTGGCGATGCTGCACCTCTTCGGCTGCCCGCATCTGTCCGAAGTCCTCGACGGTTACGAGGAGTTGGCGCCACTCGCCCCCGGCTGGACCGATCGCATCGGGCTGCACCAACTGTTTCCGCTCCTGGTACACGTGGTGCTCTTCGGACGCGGCTACGCCGAGCAGACCCTGTCGGTGGCGCGGGCGGCCCTGTCCGGGTGA
- a CDS encoding alkaline phosphatase family protein, with the protein MAELTRRRLLGSAAGAVGGAAALSLLPPSVQKAVAAEPPKNGSLRDIEHVVMLMQENRSFDHYFGTLSGVRGFADPHARKLDTGRSVFYQPDAVNPKGYLLPFHLDTHTSSAQAIPSTSHAWSVQHQAWNNGKMDQWLPAHRAADGVNGPYVMGYYTREDIPFQFALAETFTICDNYYCSVFGPTWPNRLMWMTGSIDPGGTQGGPIISNVAPTPYRWTTYAERLQNAGVSWKVYQEEDDYGTNMLEQFASFRNAQPGSDLYERGVRPQPHGTFEDDARNDRLPTVSWICPTSYQSEHPDYLPAAGADYVASKIEAIASNPKVWRKTAFILNYDENDGLFDHVVPPTPPAGTANEFIQGLPIGGGFRVPAIIISPWTVGGWVASEAFDHTSALQFLERFTGVEEPNVTDWRRDTFGDFTSAFRFRDARPRSPRLPDDTVEQLEKAKEEVATLPKPTLPGADQKFPHQERGRRPHV; encoded by the coding sequence ATGGCCGAGTTGACACGCCGCAGACTCCTGGGTTCCGCCGCGGGCGCGGTGGGCGGCGCCGCGGCGCTCTCCCTCCTCCCGCCGAGCGTCCAGAAAGCCGTCGCCGCAGAACCGCCGAAGAACGGCTCGCTGCGCGACATCGAACACGTCGTCATGCTGATGCAGGAGAACCGGTCGTTCGACCACTACTTCGGCACGCTGTCCGGCGTTCGCGGATTCGCCGACCCGCACGCACGCAAACTCGACACCGGGCGCAGCGTCTTCTACCAGCCGGACGCGGTGAACCCGAAGGGCTACCTCCTCCCGTTCCACCTCGACACCCACACCTCCAGCGCGCAGGCCATCCCGTCCACCAGTCACGCCTGGTCGGTCCAGCACCAGGCCTGGAACAACGGCAAGATGGACCAGTGGCTGCCGGCCCACCGCGCCGCCGACGGCGTCAACGGCCCTTACGTGATGGGCTATTACACGCGCGAGGACATCCCGTTCCAGTTCGCGCTCGCCGAGACGTTCACCATCTGCGACAACTACTACTGCTCGGTGTTCGGGCCCACCTGGCCCAACCGGCTGATGTGGATGACCGGTTCGATCGACCCGGGTGGCACACAGGGTGGGCCCATCATCAGCAACGTCGCCCCGACTCCGTACCGTTGGACGACATACGCGGAGCGCCTCCAGAACGCCGGCGTCAGCTGGAAGGTGTACCAGGAGGAGGACGACTACGGCACCAACATGCTGGAGCAGTTCGCGTCCTTCAGGAACGCCCAGCCCGGCTCCGACCTGTACGAGCGGGGTGTACGCCCGCAGCCGCACGGCACGTTCGAGGACGACGCGCGCAACGACCGGCTGCCGACGGTGTCGTGGATCTGCCCCACGAGCTACCAGTCCGAGCACCCGGACTACCTCCCGGCCGCCGGCGCGGACTACGTCGCGTCGAAGATCGAGGCGATCGCGTCCAACCCGAAGGTGTGGCGCAAGACCGCGTTCATCCTCAACTACGACGAGAACGACGGCCTGTTCGACCACGTCGTGCCGCCGACCCCGCCCGCGGGTACGGCGAACGAGTTCATCCAGGGTCTGCCGATCGGCGGCGGTTTCCGCGTCCCCGCCATCATCATCTCGCCCTGGACCGTGGGTGGTTGGGTCGCCTCGGAGGCCTTCGACCACACCTCGGCACTGCAGTTCCTGGAGCGCTTCACCGGCGTCGAGGAACCGAACGTCACCGACTGGCGCCGGGACACCTTCGGCGACTTCACCTCCGCGTTCCGCTTCCGCGACGCCCGCCCGCGCTCGCCCCGCCTGCCCGACGACACGGTGGAGCAACTGGAGAAGGCGAAGGAGGAAGTGGCGACACTCCCGAAGCCCACACTGCCGGGCGCGGACCAGAAGTTCCCCCACCAGGAGCGCGGCCGCCGCCCACACGTCTGA
- a CDS encoding extracellular solute-binding protein: protein MRGIPVTGHLGSPRIRRAVAAAVTLAAAASLAACGSSGPSSTSSAKGLTMWALNDQTILKQSVDAYNKDHPDAKITLRLFANDDYKQKLRVAFGANQAPDLFFNWGGGALNDYVKAGKVDVLNASDVNADRYTDSVMQSATFDGKVYGVPVNGLAPVVLYYNKKVLSDAGVQPPKTYDDLLAAVKKLKGKGVTPLSLAANSKWPTLMYLEYLLDRTGGSRVFSKIASGDAAAWKDVSVTKANEKLQELSKAGAFGDNASSVSYDQGASTALLYTGKAAMEVMGTWEYANIAKAAPDFLKKGDLGYTAFPALTGGAGSAANIVGNPSNFLSLNKSSKNKSDALTYLKNYVLNGSQVDAYLASGSVPPVKGLDSKLAAVTSSSDKQWLTFVYDLVNKAPSFQLSWDQALPSDQSDPLLTNTDKSFLRQISPAEFGANMSKAGS from the coding sequence ATGCGGGGAATCCCGGTCACCGGACATCTCGGAAGCCCGAGAATTCGACGCGCCGTCGCGGCCGCGGTCACCCTGGCCGCCGCCGCGAGCCTGGCCGCCTGCGGGTCCTCGGGACCGTCCAGCACCTCGTCGGCCAAGGGCCTGACGATGTGGGCGCTGAACGACCAGACGATCCTCAAGCAGTCGGTCGACGCCTACAACAAGGACCACCCCGACGCGAAGATCACCCTGCGGCTGTTCGCCAACGACGACTACAAGCAGAAGCTGCGCGTGGCGTTCGGCGCGAACCAGGCCCCGGACCTCTTCTTCAACTGGGGCGGCGGCGCCCTGAACGACTACGTCAAGGCCGGCAAGGTCGACGTCCTGAACGCGTCGGACGTGAACGCGGACCGGTACACCGACAGCGTGATGCAGAGCGCGACCTTCGACGGCAAGGTCTACGGCGTCCCCGTCAACGGCCTCGCCCCGGTCGTCCTCTACTACAACAAGAAGGTGCTGTCCGACGCGGGCGTCCAGCCCCCGAAGACGTACGACGACCTGCTCGCGGCCGTGAAGAAGCTCAAGGGCAAGGGCGTGACCCCGCTGTCCCTCGCGGCCAACTCCAAGTGGCCGACCCTGATGTACCTGGAGTACCTGCTGGACCGCACCGGCGGCTCCCGGGTGTTCTCGAAGATCGCCTCCGGTGACGCCGCCGCCTGGAAGGACGTCTCCGTCACCAAGGCCAACGAGAAGCTCCAGGAGCTGTCGAAGGCCGGCGCCTTCGGCGACAACGCGTCCTCCGTCAGCTACGACCAGGGCGCCTCGACCGCGCTGCTCTACACGGGCAAGGCCGCGATGGAGGTGATGGGCACCTGGGAGTACGCGAACATAGCGAAGGCCGCGCCCGACTTCCTGAAGAAGGGCGACCTGGGCTACACCGCGTTCCCGGCCCTGACCGGCGGCGCGGGCAGCGCGGCGAACATCGTCGGCAACCCGTCGAACTTCCTGTCGCTGAACAAGTCGTCCAAGAACAAGTCGGACGCGCTGACGTACCTGAAGAACTACGTCCTCAACGGCTCACAGGTCGACGCCTATCTCGCCTCGGGCAGTGTCCCGCCGGTCAAGGGTCTGGACTCGAAGCTCGCGGCGGTGACGTCGTCGTCCGACAAGCAATGGCTGACGTTCGTCTACGACCTGGTGAACAAGGCCCCGAGCTTCCAGCTCTCGTGGGACCAGGCGCTCCCGTCCGACCAGTCCGACCCGCTGCTGACCAACACCGACAAGTCGTTCCTGCGGCAGATCTCGCCCGCGGAGTTCGGAGCGAACATGAGCAAGGCGGGGTCGTGA
- a CDS encoding PP2C family protein-serine/threonine phosphatase, translated as MTDAKIDYAAVFQGLPGMVALLTPDLVYADANEEFLRMSGRTREQVVGRFLFDVFPDNPNDPAATGMRNLETSLRRVIATGERDTMALQRYDVESAACPGTWEERYWSPVNAPVLGPDGKVVLLVHRVEEVTELIRARGGSGSGRTRVLEAELYTRARELQEVNERLRGAHAREREVALALQEAMLPTRRQGAGHQIAVRYRPAVGSLNVCGDWYDVVDLVGGNRIGVSVGDIVGHGLAAAGVMGQLRSALSATSRVADGPAEALDVLGRYANVVDGAESATVVTTFVDFDRHTITYSSAGHPPPVLAHPDGRVEFLDRATDPPLDARPDPMPRPQATTTFSRGSTLVLYTDGLIERRREDIDKGLARLADSLVHHRNTDPEALADAVLLELLPHGGATDDTALIIVRL; from the coding sequence ATGACGGACGCGAAGATCGACTACGCGGCGGTGTTCCAGGGGCTGCCCGGGATGGTGGCACTGCTGACACCCGACCTGGTGTACGCGGACGCCAACGAGGAGTTCCTGCGCATGTCCGGCCGCACCCGCGAGCAGGTCGTCGGCCGTTTCCTCTTCGACGTCTTCCCCGACAACCCGAACGACCCCGCCGCCACCGGCATGCGCAACCTGGAGACCTCGCTGCGCCGCGTCATAGCCACCGGCGAACGCGACACCATGGCCCTCCAGCGCTACGACGTCGAGTCGGCGGCATGTCCCGGGACGTGGGAGGAGCGCTACTGGAGCCCGGTCAATGCCCCCGTGCTCGGCCCGGACGGCAAGGTCGTCCTCCTCGTCCACCGGGTCGAGGAGGTCACCGAACTGATCCGGGCCCGCGGCGGCTCGGGCAGCGGCCGCACCCGTGTCCTGGAGGCCGAGCTGTACACCCGCGCCCGAGAACTCCAGGAGGTCAACGAGCGTCTGCGCGGCGCCCACGCCCGCGAACGCGAGGTCGCCCTGGCCCTGCAGGAGGCGATGCTGCCCACCCGCCGCCAGGGCGCGGGCCACCAGATCGCCGTGCGCTACCGGCCCGCGGTCGGCTCCCTCAACGTCTGCGGCGACTGGTACGACGTCGTCGACCTGGTCGGCGGCAACCGTATAGGCGTCTCCGTCGGGGACATCGTCGGCCACGGCCTGGCCGCCGCCGGTGTCATGGGCCAGCTGCGCAGCGCCCTGAGCGCCACCTCCCGGGTCGCGGACGGCCCCGCCGAGGCCCTCGACGTCCTGGGCCGCTACGCCAACGTGGTCGACGGCGCCGAGTCCGCCACGGTGGTCACGACCTTCGTCGACTTCGACCGGCACACCATCACCTACAGCAGCGCCGGACACCCACCGCCCGTCCTGGCCCACCCCGACGGCCGAGTGGAATTCCTCGACCGGGCCACCGACCCGCCCCTCGACGCCCGCCCCGACCCGATGCCCCGACCCCAGGCCACCACCACGTTCTCCCGGGGCTCCACCCTGGTCCTCTACACCGACGGCCTGATCGAACGCCGCCGCGAGGACATCGACAAGGGCCTGGCCCGCCTCGCCGACTCCCTGGTCCACCACCGGAACACCGACCCCGAAGCCCTCGCGGACGCCGTACTCCTCGAACTGCTCCCGCACGGAGGCGCCACCGACGACACGGCCCTGATCATCGTGCGGCTCTGA